In Clostridium ljungdahlii DSM 13528, the genomic window CCGTATCCTCAACAAATAAGATTTTATTTACATTCACATTTGTAAACTCAGGAACCTTCTCTTTAAACTTATCTTTTATCTTCTGAGCTAAAGGGGTATAAAACTCATTCTTTATCCAATGCTTAAGATCATACTTGCCATTATTTAATTTTCTTATCTTTTGTATCTGGCCGTTTCCAGTGGCTTGAACATACTGCAGATTATATCCGATACAATCTATTTCCTTTACTGTTGCATTGGTCTTATCATCAATAATTTTTATTCTAGGCATTTTTCTTACTCTCCCTTCTCTTTTTCTTGAGTTCCTTAAAATCAATCCATCCACTTTCACTATATTTCAAACTTCTTGAAATCCACCTAAAATCCATATCAGGATGAAGATGTTTAAGCATCTTGAATTTAAGCTCCCCCTGTGGTGTACTGTCTCCTTTAACATCAACATATATCTCCGTACCATCTATGTTATAGATTAAAAAATCTAACGTATATGTTGCCGGCCTTTCTTTTTCACCCTTGTATACAAAAGCTGGTATCAGAGTAAACTTAGGCTGCAACTCAAAATTCTCTATTAACCCTTTCGCCTTAAGCTTTTTCAAATACTCATAATATCTGGCTTCATCTTTTGAATCAAACCTGATCCCATCTACAGTTATTTTTCTGGCATTATATTTGCTTTTCATGATTTTCACCTACTTTGATAGTATTCTAAAACTCACATACACTATGTTTTAATCGATTCTAATTTCAAAGAATATATTTATACTGTTTGTACACTTATCTCTAAAATTTGCCCTATTTTCGATTAAATTCTGCTGTTATTTATGGATCATATTACCTGCACATCTCCAACACAGAAATCAATATACTTAAAACTTTCTCTGCTATTTTCTCTTTGTACTACCACAAGCCATTCTGTTTTATCTGCAACAGTGCCCCTCACAGTTCTATATTTATTGCACCCTATGTTTATATAAGCTCCATGAGTAAATCTTATTTTTAACTTTATCTTTTGGCCCATTTTAAATAACTTAGCCATCTTTCTAACATTTTCAATAGAACAATATTGGCTTCTTACCTCTGCTGACGATTTACGTGATTTCACCAAATCCATTTCGTATCCAATCATGTTTACAAGCGTTGGACTGCAGCCTAATTTAGCTGCAATATCTTTTTGTCTCATGATACCCCAGTTAGCTTTCACAAAATCATTTCTTGCTTTTGTCCTTTCAAACAACACTGGTATTACTATCACCCCCTATGAAATTCTTAAGTTTCACTTTTTAACCATCCTCCCAACCTAGAAGTTTTTTCTCAATGTCTTTTATTTCCTGACTGCTGTAACCGCGACCTTTAAAGTTAAATGTGCTTTTTTTACTTGAATTGTCATATCT contains:
- a CDS encoding DUF1064 domain-containing protein, which encodes MKSKYNARKITVDGIRFDSKDEARYYEYLKKLKAKGLIENFELQPKFTLIPAFVYKGEKERPATYTLDFLIYNIDGTEIYVDVKGDSTPQGELKFKMLKHLHPDMDFRWISRSLKYSESGWIDFKELKKKRRESKKNA